A window of Juglans regia cultivar Chandler chromosome 7, Walnut 2.0, whole genome shotgun sequence contains these coding sequences:
- the LOC109017985 gene encoding uncharacterized protein LOC109017985: MEVAVEVEDDLFFADLNKQISLLIMDDEEDDQVANFPVSYQDLSRAIHPPERFPPIPYEQITCRRESKGTGVFIPQLSQPKRKHRQGRSFASYNTISRRKPDTTRMVSQDSSNHHSNFKPRKG; the protein is encoded by the exons ATGGAAGTGGCTGTGGAAGTTGAAGATGATTTGTTCTTCGCAGATTTAAACAAACAGATCTCTCTTTTAATCATGGACGACGAGGAAGATGACCAAGTTGCAAACTTTCCAGTGTCTTACCAg GATTTGTCTCGAGCAATCCATCCACCTGAGCGATTTCCTCCAATTCCGTACGAGCAAATTACATGCCGAAGAGAAAGCAAAGGGACCGGAGTTTTCATCCCTCAGTTGTCACAGCCTAAAAGGAAGCACAGACAAGGAAGATCATTTGCTTCTTACAACACAATATCCCGTAGAAAGCCTGATACTACAAGGATGGTTTCTCAAGATTCTTCAAACCATCATTCTAATTTCAAACCGAGAAAAGGTTGA